The DNA window ATCCTAAAGAAAGCAACAGAAGCATtgttaaaattacatttataaATCTGCTTCTGTTTCTTTTTGCCCAGCTTACCGGTCCTGATTTTCTATTCGCAGCCACAGTAAAGTCAGGACAAAAGAGCAAATCCTGTAAGGAAATCAAGTTAATTATTCACATAGTCAGAATGTGAACACAAATTTCAACATAAACCAATGTCCCAATACTTACGCATATCGCGTTGAGTAGAGAATGAGCAAGAGGGATGCTCTCTTCGTCTTCTTTGCCAGGTAAACTCGACCAAAAGAATCCCTTCCAATCAGGATCCTCAAATATGTAGGGCAGAAGCCTGGTTAGCAGCCGGCAGCAGTTCAAGACCATTTGATGTTCACGCTGCGTTCGACAGCTGTTGTCGACTGCTTTGACGAGTTTCTCTACCGCCTTGTAGCATAGCGTTGCCAAATTTGATGGGGCTTCTTCCCTGAGCACCCGGATCTCTGGCGCGGGTATCAAAGTGAATATATCCTGAACGTTCACCACGTTCTCACACCAAAATTGGTCCCAGAATGTGTCATCTGCTGCGTCTATGGGCTGGAATCAATGGTATTGTAACACGCTTTGATTAACGTAAGTGAATTTGATGAAACCGAGAGATTCCATGTGTCAGAAAGTTTTGATTCTCCTCACCTGGGTCTTGGATGTCAGCTGAACAACGGccttgcgaaaatttaacttCGTGTCAGCGTTTCCCATGGTTTTACAAATTGCTAAAAActtgtgtgtataaataattcgtACGGAGTTTTCAGGAGATCGTTGCTCGCAGATGTGTCGCAGCGCGTAACCGACGGCAACGGTGGACGAGTCGTAGGCCGATTAAGCAGTTAGCCGTCGATTCCGGGTTCACCCTGATGGGATATCGACGCGAAGACAACGTATCGTCGGGGTATTCATCGCCGAGACGGGATAGAGGCGAAGCGATTCAAGTAGAATTAGCGTGGGTGTGAGACAACCACTCGACACCTTTTAACGATTGATAACTATGTTACGTGGCTGTCGGTCCTAAATCCAGTGTATAATTATGTACGTTTAtactttcattttcactttgtaATCTTTTCACTGCTCTACATATTCTGAATATTCTTCTGACACGATTACAAATACTGATTGTGTACGGCGGTAAGATAACCGAAACCACTCTGAAATTGACGGATGTCAGacgtgtatgcatgtatgtaccaTTGAGTAATTAGTATCTATATCCCACTAAAGAAAGCAGGCTATATGGAAATATATGtgtcagaaaaattgaatagcGAGTTACCAACATTTATAAGGATAATTGATCACTGTGCATTCTGCAGTACCGACAATGCCGACTGTTGCgtctataaaaatattttgtcttTTCTCTATCTTGTGCGCTAGAGAGAGATGAACAATATAGTGTTACCGACCCTCGTCTTCACGTACCGactaatttatcaaattatcataTCTAATCGTCTCACACTTTGCTCCGCGTAAATAATCTACATATGATTGAGATGTCACTACGTTAACAATTTACCGCTCATTCAGCGAACGAATTCGTCACGTTCTAATcatattgttgttatttttcgattgttatcattttttgcTAAGTAGctgtattttgatttttacatAATAATTGAGGGTGATTACATTGTTACAGAGATCCCCTCATCTTTGATAGTTAACCGCGCTCTCACCAGGGCCTGGAAATTGCCAGCTGGTTCCCTGTTCAGTACTGCTTTCAACCACGGCACGCCTATTAGCGCTATCGTCGCGGCCAATTCGCAGTACTCTGGTGACGCCGCCGCGATTTCACAATTAGTTGTGGCTAGGCATTGATACGAGTAGGTCGTGACCGTAGTGACTCGTGAGATATTAGATTAAAACGTTCGGCAGGTTCGGCTGCTAAAATTTGGTATCCCTACCAAATGGCTTTTTCGCAACCAAATTCGAGAGGTAAGGAGCTGAGATACTTCATACGTGGTTATTCGTTAATTGAAAGTCCCAAAAATTATCGCGATTCCACGTATATTGTTTTCTCCCAGAGCTACAAAACAGAAAGATACTGGAAGAAATACAGTTGAAGAAGCAGCTACTTTTGAAGCAGGGCGTTGCGCCTACCCTTGGAACTTCTTTAACTCCGCTCGCTGTACCACCCGCTACTTCTGCTGCGACTCAGGTACGTCCGTCAAACGAATTCTTGAGTTTCGGATGAGGTTGGGTTATGTTCTGTTAGTTCAAATCACGGTGTAAGAATAATAGGATATCTAGTTTAAATCACGGTGTAAGAATAATGGGATGTCTAGTTTGAATCACGGTATAAGAATAATAGGATGTCTTTTTTGAATCATCGTGGAAAAATAATAGGTATGTTGCGGCTCGGCGGTTGTGATTATTTTTGCATAATTCGGTACTTGTCCACCAAACGGCTACGGGTCTGTAAGACCATTGTAAACAATAATGGCGGCATGCAGTGTCCGAAAGAGAGGAAGGTAATTTTAGGTTAATCATGAGATGAGCGTgtcatatttataaaaaatatgactAGAAGTTGCATTTGAAAACataaaataccaaaaaatgataataaatttttaaatatatgaaatatataaagTAACATAAACTAAATAGAAGTCATAATAAACCTATGAGATTGAGGTTCGTAACATTGATGCAACagaataatcgaaaaaatttgaacttgAGTGGTCGAACGTTTCAAATGCGGTAAACTACACTACATAATTTTCCAAGTTGGTTACAACATTGTGTCTCGtttattttgcaattataaCAAGATTTGAGTCACAAAATTGTGCTATTTCCAAGTACCCTATGCGTCGACgttatgaatttcaaactgctAAAAGTTACGTTTTCATCAACCTAGATAATTTTCTCTTTGCCAcctattatttttacaccCTGGTTTGAATTCACGTGGATGGCAACACTATCacgttttatatattttacactATCAACAGAATCCCGCAACAACGGTGGATGGTATAGCATTGAGTGCTTCTCAACGCGCAGCTCTTCACAACGCTCATGCAGCCTCTGCTGGATTCTTTGTCACCCAGGACTCGTCCTTTGGTAACTTGATCCTGCCAGTACTCCCTCGGTTTGAGACCAAGTGAACTACTATCAGGCGTATTATTCAAGAACGGTTATTGTGACCAAAATGGCACCCATGCGATTGAGAGAGCTGGAAGAGTATCTTCAACAATTAGATGGATTTGAGGAGCCAAAAATTTGGCTTGAACAATATTCTACGAGCGCTCACATCGGGGCACACATCCTGCACACAGCATATACACACTTCGACGATATAGAAGGAAAGGCTGTTGCTGACTTGGGTGCAGGATGTGGGGTACTCTCACTTGGGGCCCAACTTCTCGGCGCCAGTCATGTCGTCGGGTTTGAAATTGATGCTGATGCACTGTCTATACTCAGAAGTAATTGCCTTGAATTAGAAACTGATGTCGAGGCAGTTCACTGTGACTTACTTAGTTACTTGCCCGGTTAGTTGAGATCTAATAATTCATAGTCCAATGATTCGAGGGTCATTatgtgaataataaatatcactGATTTCAGGTAGATTTGAGAAGTACTTTGATACAGTTGTGATGAATCCGCCTTTTGGCACCAAACGCAATGCTGGAACAGACATGAAGTTTTTG is part of the Neodiprion virginianus isolate iyNeoVirg1 chromosome 5, iyNeoVirg1.1, whole genome shotgun sequence genome and encodes:
- the LOC124305909 gene encoding SOSS complex subunit C homolog isoform X2, with translation MAFSQPNSRELQNRKILEEIQLKKQLLLKQGVAPTLGTSLTPLAVPPATSAATQNPATTVDGIALSASQRAALHNAHAASAGFFVTQDSSFGNLILPVLPRFETK
- the LOC124305909 gene encoding rRNA N6-adenosine-methyltransferase METTL5-like isoform X1; translation: MAPMRLRELEEYLQQLDGFEEPKIWLEQYSTSAHIGAHILHTAYTHFDDIEGKAVADLGAGCGVLSLGAQLLGASHVVGFEIDADALSILRSNCLELETDVEAVHCDLLSYLPGRFEKYFDTVVMNPPFGTKRNAGTDMKFLETAVSIARHAVYSLHKTSTRDHVLRTAKRLGTTAKVVAELRYDLPRAYKFHKNTSVDVQVDFIRLELD